The following proteins are co-located in the Hevea brasiliensis isolate MT/VB/25A 57/8 chromosome 11, ASM3005281v1, whole genome shotgun sequence genome:
- the LOC110664088 gene encoding protein MANNAN SYNTHESIS-RELATED 2, with product MGVDLRQVVAGILTLTMFVMLGNMIKRDRFDSVVEEKLPGGAVDAEFDSGKVTEQGLVTFAKMGNGPWMEDGQQLKPCWTESTFDQIEQSKGFVTFSLTNGPEYHILQIADAVVVARYVGATLVIPDIRGNKPGDERKFEEVYDVEKFVKSLDGVIKVVKDLPDDISIRDFAVVKVPNRVTEDHIAELVEPIFRTKGNIRLATYFPSVNMRKTTQKSNTDSISCLAMYGTLQLHSEVNEAVDSMIERLRTLSRKSDGRFIAVDLRVAILEKKSCHGSGAGGAKTCYDAKEIALFLRKIGFDKDTTIYLTQSRWDDSLDVLKDIFPKTYTKESIMPEEKKTKFLESEDSEFEKVIDFYICSQSDVFVPAISGLFYANVAGKRIASGKTQVLVPADIPGSSSSVTNHFSPYISKKNHLAYSCFC from the exons ATGGGGGTTGATTTGAGGCAAGTTGTTGCTGGTATACTCACTCTCACAATGTTTGTGATGCTAGGGAACATGATCAAAAGAGACCGCTTTGATTCTGTTGTTGAA GAAAAACTTCCGGGAGGAGCTGTGGATGCTGAATTTGATAGTGGGAAGGTTACAGAACAAGGCCTTGTAACATTTGCGAAGATGGGTAATGGCCCTTGGATGGAGGATGGCCAACAGCTAAAACCATGCTGGACGGAGTCAACTTTTG ATCAGATAGAGCAGTCCAAAGGGTTTGTCACTTTCTCCTTAACTAATGGACCAGAATATCATATCTTGCAG ATTGCTGATGCAGTGGTGGTAGCAAGATATGTAGGTGCAACTCTTGTAATCCCTGACATTAGAGGAAACAAGCCAGGTGATGAGAG GAAGTTTGAAGAAGTATATGATGTAGAGAAATTTGTGAAAAGCCTGGATGGGGTGATCAAAGTGGTCAAGGATCTACCTGATGATATATCAATTCGAGATTTTGCTGTTGTCAAGGTACCTAACCGTGTTACAGAAGATCACATTGCAGAATTAGTTGAACCAATCTTTAGAACAAAGGGCAACATAAGGCTGGCAACTTACTTCCCCTCGGTAAATATGAGAAAGACCACACAAAAAAGTAACACtgattcaatttcatgtttagccaTGTATGGAACTTTACAGTTGCATTCAGAGGTTAATGAAGCAGTCGACTCCATGATTGAGCGGTTAAGAACCTTGAGCCGCAAGTCTGATGGACGGTTTATAGCTGTGGACTTGAGAGTTGCGATATTGGAGAAGAAGAGTTGCCATGGAagtggtgctggtggagcaaaAACTTGTTATGATGCTAAAGAGATCGCCCTGTTTTTAAGAAAGATTGGATTTGACAAGGATACCACAATCTACTTAACTCAGTCAAGATGGGATGACAGCCTTGATGTTCTGAAGGACATATTTCCAAAAACTTATACAAAG GAAAGCATCATGCctgaagaaaaaaaaacaaagttCCTCGAATCTGAAGATTCAGAGTTTGAAAAGGTTATTGACTTCTACATATGTTCTCAAAGTGATGTCTTTGTACCAGCCATATCTGGCCTATTCTATGCCAATGTAGCTGGTAAGAGAATAGCTTCCGGTAAGACGCAAGTACTTGTTCCGGCCGATATTCCAGGTTCCTCTTCGTCTGTCACCAATCATTTCTCCCCCTATATTTCAAAGAAGAACCACTTGGCCTATTCATGCTTTTGCTAG